Proteins encoded in a region of the Frondihabitans sp. 762G35 genome:
- a CDS encoding GntR family transcriptional regulator, with the protein MPIPVARESGLRRRLRKEEVFERMLEAILDGTLAPGERLRDTDLQEWLGVSRTPIRLAIVRLEQMRLIESSPNRFTRVSRSTPERIPQLLDVLSAIWALAAREAAVRMSASEHVELLGRLAVAASACRRADGGASSAAAIEATRVALFHLSRLSGNTLLADLVVAFGTSLGYQLTLQGARVDLVLLARLLTALEVALHGRDGEAAAEVLDRLRGCSLVRAEVAA; encoded by the coding sequence ATGCCGATTCCGGTAGCGAGAGAGTCCGGCCTGAGACGTCGTCTCCGCAAGGAGGAGGTGTTCGAGCGGATGCTGGAGGCCATCCTCGACGGCACCCTCGCCCCGGGCGAGCGGCTCCGCGACACCGACCTGCAGGAGTGGCTGGGCGTGTCCCGCACGCCGATCCGGCTCGCCATCGTCCGGCTCGAGCAGATGAGGCTCATCGAGTCCTCGCCGAACCGGTTCACCCGGGTGTCCCGCTCGACGCCGGAGCGGATCCCGCAGCTCCTCGACGTCCTCTCGGCCATCTGGGCGCTCGCCGCCCGGGAGGCCGCGGTGCGCATGAGCGCCTCCGAGCACGTCGAGCTCCTCGGTCGCCTCGCCGTCGCGGCGTCGGCCTGTCGCCGCGCAGACGGGGGCGCGTCGTCGGCTGCGGCGATCGAGGCGACGCGCGTCGCCCTCTTCCACCTGAGTCGGCTCTCGGGCAACACCCTCCTGGCCGATCTCGTGGTCGCCTTCGGCACGTCGCTCGGCTACCAGCTGACGCTGCAGGGAGCGCGAGTCGACCTCGTCCTCCTGGCGCGGCTCCTGACGGCCCTCGAGGTCGCCCTGCACGGCCGCGACGGCGAGGCGGCGGCCGAGGTCCTCGACCGGCTCCGCGGGTGCTCCCTCGTGCGCGCCGAGGTCGCGGCGTGA
- a CDS encoding GntR family transcriptional regulator: MSPVPRGARTTQDRGLLSESVRRHLLESILDGTLVAGERLHDDQLTEWLGVSRTPIRTALERLADAGLVEMEPNRFTRVVRPDPSLLREALAVYGALHAAAAEAVVPDLDDAEVDELRCVAATALDGVARAAETRDHAAALEALGPVFDFVVGRTRNPVLVAALGGLETRLLFFVRSLRVVVTEAEAAAFAGEVVRAAEARDGRAAAAAMAAFLARQAGGARGGRSGGGVGGAA; this comes from the coding sequence GTGAGCCCTGTCCCCCGCGGGGCCCGGACGACTCAGGACCGCGGTCTGCTCAGCGAGAGCGTCCGGCGGCACCTCCTCGAGTCGATCCTTGACGGCACCCTCGTGGCGGGGGAGCGGCTCCACGACGACCAGCTGACCGAGTGGCTCGGAGTCTCGCGCACCCCGATCCGCACGGCCCTGGAGAGGCTCGCCGACGCGGGCCTCGTCGAGATGGAGCCGAATCGCTTCACCCGCGTCGTCCGGCCCGACCCGTCGCTCCTGCGGGAGGCGCTCGCCGTCTACGGCGCGCTCCACGCGGCGGCGGCGGAGGCCGTCGTCCCCGACCTCGACGACGCCGAGGTCGACGAGCTCCGGTGCGTCGCCGCGACCGCCCTCGACGGGGTCGCCCGCGCGGCCGAGACCCGCGACCATGCCGCGGCCCTCGAGGCGCTCGGCCCCGTCTTCGACTTCGTCGTCGGCCGAACGCGCAATCCCGTGCTCGTCGCGGCCCTCGGCGGGCTGGAGACCCGGCTGCTCTTCTTCGTCCGGAGTCTCCGCGTGGTCGTCACGGAGGCGGAGGCGGCGGCGTTCGCCGGAGAGGTCGTGCGGGCCGCGGAGGCCCGCGACGGCCGCGCCGCCGCCGCCGCGATGGCGGCGTTCCTCGCCCGGCAGGCGGGAGGCGCCCGAGGCGGCCGCTCAGGCGGCGGGGTCGGAGGCGCGGCTTAG